From a single Brassica oleracea var. oleracea cultivar TO1000 chromosome C5, BOL, whole genome shotgun sequence genomic region:
- the LOC106293315 gene encoding leucine-rich repeat extensin-like protein 6, which produces MREETFLFQWRCLASCFIFFLILPQAFTYNTPPINPCSPHAPNWFPPIANPRLLKAYAALQAWKFTMTSDPNGFTSNWCGPHVCNYTGVFCAPTLDNPYLLTVAGIDLNHANIAGYLPEELGLLTDLALLHINSNRFKGQLPMSLNCLKLLHELDVSNNKLSGEFPSVVFTLPSLKFLDIRFNGFYGDVPSQLFDLNLDALFINNNNFRFRLPGNIGNSTVSVLVLANNDLQGSCVPPSFYNMGKTLHEVILMNSQISGCLNREIGLLNQLTVFDVSFNNLVGSLPDTMGDMKSLEQLNIAHNKFSGYIPEGICRLPNLENFTYSYNFFSGESPVCLRLQEFDDRRNCLPLKPMQRPPAECRSFSSYPINCASFGCSPPSPPPPPPPPPPPPPPPPPPPPPYVYSSPPPPPYVYPSPPPPPYVYASPPPPPPYVYSSPPPPPYVYPSPPPPPYVYASPPPPPCVYPSPPPSYVYPTPPSTLSPPVHD; this is translated from the coding sequence ATGAGAGAAGAAACTTTCTTGTTCCAATGGCGTTGCTTAGCCTCTTGTTTCATCTTCTTCCTCATCCTTCCTCAAGCTTTCACTTACAATACTCCTCCCATCAACCCCTGCTCCCCACATGCTCCTAATTGGTTTCCTCCCATCGCAAACCCAAGGCTCTTAAAAGCTTACGCAGCTCTTCAAGCTTGGAAATTCACTATGACTTCAGACCCAAACGGCTTTACCTCTAACTGGTGTGGTCCTCATGTTTGTAACTACACAGGCGTCTTCTGTGCACCGACTCTAGACAACCCGTACCTCTTAACCGTAGCCGGTATAGACTTAAACCATGCCAACATCGCTGGTTATCTCCCGGAAGAGCTTGGTCTCTTAACCGATCTTGCCTTACTCCATATCAATTCCAACCGGTTTAAAGGTCAACTCCCTATGTCTCTAAACTGCCTCAAACTTCTCCACGAGCTTGACGTCAGCAACAATAAACTCTCCGGCGAGTTTCCTTCCGTAGTCTTCACGTTACCTTCTTTAAAGTTTCTTGACATTAGGTTTAATGGTTTCTACGGTGATGTTCCTAGCCAACTCTTTGACCTAAACCTTGACGCTCTCTTCATTAACAACAACAACTTCCGGTTTAGGCTACCGGGAAACATAGGAAACTCTACAGTTTCGGTTCTTGTCTTAGCCAACAACGATCTCCAAGGATCTTGTGTACCTCCGAGTTTCTACAACATGGGGAAAACGTTACACGAGGTCATTCTCATGAATAGTCAGATTAGCGGTTGTTTAAACCGGGAGATCGGTTTGCTAAACCAGTTGACGGTTTTTGACGTGAGTTTTAATAACTTGGTCGGTTCGTTGCCGGACACTATGGGTGATATGAAGAGTTTGGAGCAGTTAAACATCGCTCATAACAAATTCTCCGGTTACATCCCGGAGGGTATCTGCCGACTACCGAACCTCGAGAACTTCACTTACTCATATAACTTTTTCTCCGGCGAGTCACCGGTTTGTCTGAGGCTTCAGGAGTTTGACGACCGTAGAAACTGTTTACCGTTGAAGCCAATGCAACGGCCTCCCGCCGAGTGTAGATCATTTTCTTCATATCCTATTAATTGTGCTTCCTTTGGCTGCTCTCCGCCTAGTCCACCGCCTCCACCGCCTCCTCCACCACCACCACCACCGCCTCCACCTCCTCCACCACCACCATATGTGTATTCATCGCCTCCTCCGCCACCATACGTGTATCCTTCGCCTCCTCCGCCACCATATGTGTATGCGTCACCTCCTCCACCACCACCATATGTGTATTCATCGCCTCCTCCGCCACCATACGTGTATCCTTCGCCTCCTCCGCCACCATATGTGTATGCGTCACCTCCTCCTCCACCATGTGTTTATCCGTCGCCTCCTCCATCATATGTGTATCCTACGCCTCCGAGTACTCTATCACCGCCGGTGCATGACTAA
- the LOC106293825 gene encoding putative cysteine-rich repeat secretory protein 17 — protein sequence MYSSSSTVPKRVTLIHVLAIQLLLINSELSLNTTNAYLNHKCLVSQGKYKPGSKYEQRLKFIIKRFYSVSNKGYEGFGDSTLSAIIQCRGDSYGPKCHDCFATAFAALRRRCPWYKGRIIWYDQCLLSIDAKYSIGQIDYNNNFCMSNAKKLGGDKFAFIITWNTFMDNLTTLAVDNNTNKLTPFYSAGKTWFKGDMLYGMVQCTIDLNPKACWECMVFNSIHFQHCLNDKRGARFMSRSCTFRFEFYPFLAKHVQNI from the exons ATGTACTCTTCATCGTCGACTGTACCAAAACGCGTCACTTTGATACATGTCTTGGCCATACAACTTCTCCTTATAAACAGCGAATTGTCCTTAAACACAACCAATGCGTATCTCAACCACAAATGCTTGGTTAGTCAAGGAAAATACAAGCCGGGAAGTAAGTACGAGCAACGTTTAAAATTTATCATCAAAAGGTTCTATTCGGTCAGTAACAAAGGTTACGAAGGGTTCGGCGATTCTACTTTATCCGCTATCATCCAGTGCCGCGGCGACTCCTACGGGCCCAAGTGCCACGACTGCTTTGCCACCGCCTTCGCTGCT CTTCGTAGGAGATGTCCGTGGTACAAGGGGAGGATAATATGGTATGACCAATGTCTTCTCTCGATTGATGCCAAATATTCTATTGGGCAGATCGATTACAACAATAATTTTTGTATGTCCAACGCTAAGAAGTTGGGAGGAGATAAATTCGCGTTTATAATAACTTGGAATACTTTCATGGACAATCTAACGACTTTAGCTGTTGATAATAACACTAACAAGTTAACACCATTCTACTCTGCGGGGAAGACGTGGTTTAAGGGTGATATGTTGTATGGAATGGTGCAGTGTACGATAGACTTAAACCCAAAAGCTTGTTGGGAGTGTATGGTATTTAATAGCATACATTTTCAACATTGCTTGAATGATAAACGAGGAGCGAGATTTATGAGTAGGAGCTGTACTTTTAGGTTTGAGTTTTACCCTTTTCTTGCCAAGCATGTCCAAAATATTTAA